The nucleotide window ttatccATAGCATTTTCTTGTTTCTCTAGGGTTTATTTATTTGTCTTTCCACTAAAAATAGTGTAAGCTTAATAAAAACCATGATCCTTCAAGAATCatctttttaacttggtttctttagaaAAATCATTCACAAATCTTGGATTTACAAGTTTACTAGTTCACTTGGTTTGTTACTTTACAAGAAAATCATTTCACTTTCAAGTTCATatttgatcaagaagatgattatttcatgtaAACCCAtaatcacctcctaacttgttaaaccatgtttttaatcatactctaacaagttccatatgatgatcaacatcatattatcaagaaatcaacaagtaaTCATCAACACATTCAAAATAACATCATCTTAACAATATTTCCTCATGTATCATCTTATTTCATCTTATAATTCAAGATTCATGATCAAGTCTTTTTAGTGTTCTAGTGTTAATCATTAAACaacatcttttaaccactaaatTATGAAGTAAACAAGAGTGTATAAGgatcttacaactagcttaaagctagggaagaacacaagtGAAAATGGAGTGGATAATAGCACACAAGAGAGGTCCTTGAAGTTTCGTGAGTACCTAGCTTCGTTAGTCACCTTGATACACCTTGAGATACACTTGGAATGAGTGGATGAAAACCGAAAAATGGTGGTGTGTGTGCttgggtgttcggccgaagctaTAGAGGAGAGGGAAGAATGTGGTGAGTTGAAGTGAAGATGAAGAAGATAGTGGTTCTCTTATAACTCAAATGTTATTATCCAAAGGGTTTGATGTTCCATCTAGTACACACAATCTAATCAAGATCTCACTAAATCCAAGGGAGATATGGAGGATTTAGGAAGATATTTAGGTAATCTTGTAGTGGGGCCATGCTAGTGACCATAAATTACATGGGGGGAAGGGGTAAATGTAATTTTGATGGTAATAGGTAATTAGTGGAAGATTAAAGTGTTAAGTCTAGTGTTCCATGTGTAGGATGCATTTTATAATAAgttagggtgttcgggaaccatgactagctcagaaaaataaaaacaatgtttttagcaatattttggtattccgggtaatgtccggttgttcggttagataccgttccgttaaagtgctaagttataccgtatagtgtcctttatgtaactttttgtgacacttttaattcccgacacttaggaaagcatacaggaccattttgccatgtttttgcacattactagcatgttaaaatgctgaattttgatggtaaatgcagaattctgcactttgagtgggttttaggcattttccggcacttaaactatcacctagtgacgcagttttatggtccttacttccctacacttcatactagtgtagtaccttgtctctggctcatacagggcctcaaaatattgtatgtctatgtactggcactgtcagtatatttctgagttattcgctcactcgctaactgtgctttgtgcatcaagtatgtcactaaagttcgtatgtaataaatggtgtgacagtatgaaatgtgatgcacatgtatgtaatATACATAAATCATAAAGAAGTTTATAtcatcagttgtaatcaagcacagtcattaagcacaaatttaatattaattaattgtacggatacctgtaattatgagggttgtcacacttgGAGCCAGGTTAGTTACCCATTAGTTTTGATATactagagtaaattgccaaaatcgtccctgaggtttaggTCTATTTGCCAATTTTATCCAAAATGATTTTTTGTGTCAAACAACCCTTAACCTTTggcattttttgtcattttcatccaaaccactaacttagtttactttttctgttaagttgaaggatatttggatgaaactgccAAATataaaacctcagggacgattttggcaattaactcaaactctttttaatttcttttatttaattaattttgtcacacacacacacacatataacagAATATACATGCAGttcttataaaaaaattaatagttttgtcaaataatttttataaattttcatccaaaccactaactcagtttattttttctgaTAAGGTGAATgatattttaaattttataaattaagacagaaattaatttccaATATTTATATAGATGAgctttataaagagaaaacgatatataaaataaaatataattggTATGCAACACATAAAAATCGATTACAACATTTAGTATTTAATCAattgtagagatagaaaaaaattgtaaaacgttacatataTTTTAAATGTGTTTAGCACCTATGAAATATGTTagcagaaataaaatatttatttaattaagattatgagggtaactaactaatattTATTCTGAGTGgtttgagtaaagaaacttttggttcatggCATTACACTTACTATTTGGTGGGTACTTTTAAGGTTTGATAACGATACATTGTTTGATATGGGAAGCGAGCGCTGGCTTATGTTTTTCGTTAagagcgaatttaaaagagtagaagatgaattacaaacttagtacatatgataagatttgtTTATTTGACGTTTTTTATAAGGCCAATAGCATTttacttttataaaatttagagttttaagtggattttatttttataaaactgatctatataaaaaattgaaaattaatttcagtcttaatttataaaatttaaaacatctttcgccttaatagaaaaaattAACCGAGTTAGTGGTTggatcaaaatttataaaaattatgtgacagaactattaattttttttttttttgagttaattacacagatggacCCTATGGTTTATAGCCAGTTTCACCTTTGGATACTAACTTTTTtaaaaaggtttaggttttatggtttcagttttgtaacacctttgggtgctaacaccaaaattagttaattttatcaatataatgactaaaatacccttccatttttttttaattttatcaacgtaacacctttgggtactaacacataatttatatttaagtttaaatcaattttacaaagaattttgaattaaaattattttttgcctaaaacaattttaaaatgttttgacTAGCTATATGTTTTGAAACGGTGATTATTAAATAAACTAGATATAATATACTAGTAGATTATTACTATGTGTGTTATATGaacatatttatataaaaattgcatgtatattcttttttattatatatgtgacaaaattaattaaataaaagaaattaaaaagagtttgagtaaattgccaaaatcgtccatgtggttttatatttgtcaatttcatccaaatatcctacAATTTAACAAAAAAAGTAAACTAacttagtggtttggatgaaaatgacaaaaaatgccAAAGGTGAAAGGTTGTTTGGCACAAAAAAGttattttggatgaaactgaTAAACAAGGCTAAACCTTAaggatgattttggcaatttactctatattCTACTAATTAAAGTAATATTCTTATatatttgagtaaactgccattttggtccctgtgatttggtcacttttgccactttagtccaaaactcaaactttttacatctgggtccctgtggtttcagttttattgtcactttggtccaaaaatgaaatcaggtcatatttgtcttataaaattaTGCTATTTTGTtattttccgcaggggcaaacACTACTAGAAAATCAAGTCTTTTCTCACGGCGTATTTTGTGGCAAATTTGTGGGAAACAAGTAGTAGCAACAAATTTCCCACGAATTCTTTTTGTGTGAAAAAACTTCGTCGGAAATGGCATGAGCGACAATTTTCCTACAAAATTTCTGGCAATGTTCCCACAAACCGAACTTGTCGGAAGATTTGCGTCAACATTCCCACAAAGTTTGTTATAAACTTTTTCTTTCTATTTAACAACAAATTTGTcacaaaacatatatttttaatatattttaaatattttaatttGGCGACAAAATTCCTACGGTTTTGAGATAAATGTTGTGACAAAGTTCCCACGCTTCTAACAATCATTATTTAAAGTTTGTGACAAAATTCTCACGGTTTTTAAATTTACTCGGTGACAAAATTCCCAcggttttaaaaaataaaataaattccTTTAAACTTACTGACAAAATTCCCattattttataaatcaaattaatattattaaaacaaaaaattgaaaaccaaattcttttaaataaattgcaGAAAATCCTAAAGATtccaacaacaaaaaaaaacatgtagTCTTATGTAGGATCGAGTATGATCTCACTGAGGAGTCAATCTAAGCTAGAGCCTGctaaaaatgtggcggaaacacatttaaGCATGATACTAAGATGTACGGTacagaaatgagtagaaaacagaCAGGTCTTCACTTTTAATACTTTTACTTCATTCAGCAACGATTGACAGAGAGTCAGCACTTCGACATACAATTCAGGACAACCGTTACAAATGACGAGACAAACAGGGTATATATAGGAGAACTGgaaccgcttatgtgacatgaccacataagcgatccagcctgggtcgcttatatggacatatgtcacataagcggtccaAACCTTCAAACATCACATAATTACATAAAAACCCCTGTTCTAATACAAAAACAACCTATCAAGACCATATACGTTAACCTAAatttacaaagacgcaggctttagacattgtgcaccaacaaactcccccttggatgaaacCGCAGTCTTTGTCTAGAATATTGGTCTTCAGGTAGCTGCTTTGTAACTTTCTTCACGCCCTTTAGGCTTCCTGCTCAGAGCAACTCTGATCTTCTCACGCTTTAGCTTCTCAGCTTTCTCTTCTTCCTGTTGTTTCATCAAAAACTTTCCTCTTTTCTCTTCCATCCTGCGATTTTCTCGTTCACGTTCACGTTTAGctttcatcttcatcttttcatccaATACCCACCAAGACGACTTCCACTTGTTTTCGGAATTAATTCCTTTTTGAAAACACAGAGATACCACACGCTGGAACTGTTGAGCTTGATCTATATCTTCTGCTTTATAACGTATCTTGTTAATAAACAAGCATTCGATGTCTTTTGCCGAACAATTCACCAGCCACATCGGATCATAGACACGAATATATCTTAGCTCACTACCAGCTCTGTATGTGATGATAGCTTCAGTTGTAAGACAGCTATACACCCAATCAATAAACCCTTTGTAAAAATCTTGTTCCATTTCTGGCATAGGAATCGTCGTCATGGTTCTTGGAGGCTTTACCTTCAGAATAGTTTCCCGTACACCAGTTTCAGGATCTATTCTTTCAACTCTTCGTGGACGATGAGGTTTCCATTTCAAATAACCTCTGAGATTCTCGTATTTGATGTAACCCCACATTGCTTTATCATTCTGTCTCACCTCATATTCCAAAGTTCTCACCTGAGATAACTCATCTACATCCCACCACGGtaatgacatgatgtcatataAGCGCTTAAAGTACTGGACACCAAATTCTCTTCTGACTGCATAGGCATTGACCTGAGGAAGGAAACCCCAGCTGATGATATCACCAAGAGAAATAGATCGATCACGTTGAAAAAACTTCAAAGGCCTCTTGAACTTTCTTTCATGACCGTCTTTAAACCATTTTGTATGATCTTCTTTTTCAACATTTGATTGCTTCACTGGTTCAGCTTCTTTTCTTAAGCATTCGAACACATTTTCATTtactgcttcagtcaccttttgaCGTAACTCATCTCTGTTTTCAGCTGCGAAAAATTCCATCAACGTGTTGAATAAAAAACAAAATGCACgtttttgtaacaaaactaaCATGATCTTTAACATACTTAAAAAAATTACTTTTTTCCGAATTTATTAAACTTTGCTTCCATGTATTTTTGCCATCGAGCATGTTCGGTCCGCTCTCGTTCACGTTCAACACGTTCTTGTTCCCGCTCTCGTTCACGTTCAACCCTTTCTTGTTCCCGCTcttgttcaaattgttcaaaacgGGCTTCAATATTTTGTCGAGCCTCTCGTTCCTTTTCTAGTTCAGCTTGAACTTTTTGGAGCTACAGTTTGTTAAAATGAATATAATTAGCAGATATTAACAAGTAACGGGTCAATCCAAAAAAAATAACCCAAACAAACATACATGTATATATTAGATAGCACCAGGGGCGGAACTACAAGGGGGTCAGGAGGGTCCGTTGACCCTCCGGCCGCCGGCCGGCTATGCAAGCTTTAATATGTCATCCAGTGGGTTTTCGTATTATGAACCCCCTAATTTTTAGTTGAGCAAAATGaagtgaaaaagaagaaagatgaaGGGCGTAGGCCAAAAAAATGGTCATTTGAGTAATTCTGATATACGCCATAGTTACAGAGAAGGATAAAGTGGATAAAGAAGACGATGTACATCCAATAAAAAAAGCCTGGGCACTATTAGCTGTCAAATACTTTTTTTTGGACAGCTGCAGACCAGTTGGTCCACCGGCTGGCGCGTTGCCAGCCTCCCTGGGTTCGAACCTCGCACGGCCCGCAGTTAAGCGCCTTCCGTACCAGTCGAAATGCCAGCCCCCCTTAATTCTCCAGCTCCCTCCCGTGCGGGAATCTCACTGACCCCAGGATCGAACCTGAGACCAAGTGAGTAAACCCTCACACCTCCGACCAGCTGGGCTGGCCATCATTGGCAGCTGTCAAATACTTATACTGTGTCCTCTTTCTTTTCAAAAGTGTAATCTTAAACAACAATGATAATAATATTTTAAAGTGTGGGTCTGTCTTTTATGAGAATGTTAACAATTTAGAAATTTAATAATTTCAGTTAGTTTAGACACTGTCAAGATTTATTAATTTGTTCTGGTAAcaatttttaaatttaataattttcaTTTAGTTTAGAGAATGTCAAGATTTATTAATTTATCAAGtttcaatttttaaatttttttatatcggtaaaattattattattattattattattattattattattattattattattattattattattattattattattattattattattattattattatacactaGCAGAAGAGTGTGTGTCTACGTATATATTGACCCTCCGGTTAAAATTTTCTGGTTCCGCCACTGGATAGCACACACTAGTCTGATAcattcatacatatatatacacacaataatAACAGTAACATTACCTCATGCGATTGTCGGGTATCTGACACACTAGCTGTGGAAGATGTTGTTCCAGTCAACACAAAATGTGGATCAGAAGATCCTACCCCAAACAACTGATGACCCTGACACTCGGGATGCAGACTCTCCCACACTTCCATATCATCGCAATCCGTGTTCCCATACTTATTTTCAAGTTTTTTCATATAAGAGACCTACAgtttatcaaaacaaatggcttgaTATTGTACTAAAAGATGATacaataattataaaaaaatgataaaagataACTTACATATGAACGTTTTGAACGATCGGTAACAAACTGTAACTTATCATAGTCATTTGCATTGATCTCCCCATCATTTAATCTCTTTTTACACTCTTTGGTGGCGTGGGTATGAAGTAATACTTCCGCGAATCCaacctttttaccctttattttttCCTACATAAAAAGATGCAATGTAATTTATAAGTTCTAATTGTTCATATAGGTTTCTAAAAGCAATAATATGATTAGCTTACCAAGTTGCGACGGTGTTCGTCAAACCCTTTGGACCCGCCTGTATGACGACATAAGTCATTCTTCCGGTTTTCTCTCCCTGCTTTGGACTTCTTTTCCCAATCTTTAGTGTTCCAAGACTATAGtggtaaaatatatatataattaatacaTAAAAATAACTAAGACAAAAAATGTAAATTATTAAAACCCTTACCATACACATACGTTCCCATTTCCTACGAGGCACTCCATTGGGCGGATGTTTGCATTGTATCTCAAAATTGTATCCATCATCGGGAATACGTTCCCTCGCCTTTAAAGCTTTCTTTTTAGAACTTTTCCTCATATCGCTCATTATGCCTCTAAATCGATCCTTGAGCACACAAATAAACGAATGACGTATGCTCTGGTGTGCTTTTGGATCCCATCTATACATAGtctacaaaaacaaaaacaaaaacaaaaatgcaATAAACAATACATATAATCATAACATATACAAATAAATAATTGATAAATTACCCGGAAGCGGTCAAACATGCGCGTCTTTACGTTTTGGGGGATCGTTTTAAATGTGACCCAATCTCCATCAAGACATTGTTCAAGTATTTCCTTTACACGTCTATGTACCTTTGAGTCTACAAACCTAAAATAttgaaaagatatttgagaatCAGTATAGTATACATGCTAAAACATGCAAAACAGATCATAGTTTACCCGCATGAATCTAAGTAAATATAGTATACAATATGAGGCTTCCTAGTAGACCTTAAAATTAATGCACAATTTGTCCAAAGCTGGCTGTTTTGATGCAAAATCTGTCCAAATCTGACAGCTTTGACATTCAGTTTTGCGAACAGTTTTTCAGGGCACAAATGGTATTGAAAAGTTACGAAACTTTTTGGGTGAATAATCCGCTCAAAGTACTACATTTTAGGCTAAAACCCGCTCAAAAAGGTTTCGAAATGACCAAGATATGGCCTCTTAAAGTCGGTTTTAAATTCTGCAGcattgtttcaaaaccttgtgtCCTCTTTTGCCTTGATCTTTCAATAGAATTCATGGATTTTAGTGAAAACGACACACACCAAACATAAGTCATTCAGTTATACGTTTTGAATGGTTTGATTGTTTTTATTTACTTGTTAATTTTGAGACTTAATTGACAATAGGTTCTGACAAGAACCGTTTACACCCGAATTGTTTAACCCGGTTCCGAACCGAACCAGTTTTTAAATGATCCGGTTCTTATATTTAGAGTGTAACGGTTCCCGGTTTGGAACCGTTGCACAACCCTACTACTAATACTACTTTATAACATCAataaacaatataaattaaaatattaaactaGAAACATACTTTTTCCCATTGCTTTGTATGAATTGCCTCCCATCACCGTCACCACCACCCTCGAAGTCGTCACCACCACCCTCAAAGTCGTCACCGTCACCCTCAAAGTTGTCATCGTCCTCGCTGACACCAtcaccatcgtcaccattgtaaCCATCATCACCAACGTCATCACCATCGTCaccagcatcatcatcatctaaaaAGTTAAAAATAGTAATTAATAAAATGATAACTGATAAAAAATTAGTAATTTATATTGATTACCATTGTCGCCATCGTCAAGGATATCACGTGACAAATCTTGTAACGTTGTACCATCCCTATCATCAAGAATACCTGGTGACAAACTATTTAACGTCCCACCTAAATCAGCCATTGGATCACCCTCACCCATACGATGATAACTGCCCCTTACACCTCTGCGGTATGAAATTGAAGGACCTTTTGGAGGTCGTACCATCAAATACGGCCCTTTAGTCCATATAGTAGGTTTGTCAACAGTTGCCTTCCCTTTGGGATGTTTTGGATCCAACTTTTGGGATCTTTGTCTCCCTGAAACAGCATCACCATCACCTCTACTAAGATCAGGCTCCCGAATAACAATGCCAGAATCAATGCGTTTCCTTGAAACTTGTTTTGTCTTTCCTCCACGCAGACCACTACCAacaccactaccactaccacgaCCACCACCACGACTTGTATTATCTGTACCAGCATTCATATTGTATATAGCCTGCATTTAATTGAACAGATTTGGTTAGATAATATATATAAGATTCACAAACTCTATGATAGGAAAAAAATATACAATGTACATACCATATGATGGGTCAGATGCCTctcttttatgttgtttgttaattcatgatttcATATGTCCTGAAAAGAGAATGTAaatcattttatattttttaagaactattattattattgtattaaTGGGTGATGGTTTGCAGAACCCTAAACAACACCAAGAGCAGCAATTAACAGCAATTGTAGTCATGGTAGACAAGGAACCAGAGGATGAAATGATAAATGGTATACATATACAAGAATTCAAAAAAATAAAGACCAGTGTTACAATGAAATTAGCAGATATAAAACTTATAGAGGAATGGCATTTGATTTACAAAGATGGGTTCAGTACCTGAGCGTCGCTGGAACCCACCAACTCAGAAGCTGACTATGGCCGAAAACCACCAGTAGCAGTCGCACAGTCCTCAGCCCTAATCGCACAATCCTCAGCCCTAGTGAAGTCGAATTTTAGAGAGGGTTAATCGTTATCTTGGTAAAGGGAATAGATGAGCAACCTACCGGTTTGGGTGAACTTCGAATTGTAGCTCCAAATTGTCTCTGAAACAAAGAGGGAAACTGCCTAAAACCACCACTCCGTCCACCAGTATAGAAGCAGCGAAAAGATGGGATGAAAAGTGGACAATATTGCGCCAAAATACAATCAGCgggaaaaaaaatatatttaggaGCTTTATAATTTTGGGTTTTTCAATCTTGAAAAGAGTCATTTGAAAAGTCTATGGAGTGGTGCATCGAAAAGAAGCAAACTGCAAAAGTAATAAATTATATGAagccttttattttatttttaaatatttaaatatagaTATTAAGTATTTATTTTTTATAGAACGACTCCTTAAATATAGATATTAAGTACTGTAATTATAATACCATAACAATTTAGACCTagcaaacgggtcgggtcgggtcatgggtcaaaacgggtttgggtcaattaaaaaaggggttgttttggttcgggtcaaaacgggttcgggtcaaaatgggttcgggtcagaacgggtttagggtcagaacgggtttcgggtcgggttggttaaATTTTTTTAAAGAGATTGTACATAAAGGGGCAATTTTGTTCGGTTTGAAAaaggttcgcgtcgaaacggtacgcgttgAAACGGTTCGATTCAAAACGTTACTGGTCTAAACACAGTTTTATTTGTAATAATCTATTATATAATTggtattatttaaaattagtaatACCTACGGATTCTTGATAGCCAATCTGCTAGTTAAAGACTCTTGGTGATATGTCGGTGAACACGTGACGTACCAAACTGGCGGTAATCTTTTAGTGACATGCTTGTTGGAGATCCATCGATGAAGACACCATTTGCAAATTGTTGAAACGGTTTGATTTAAAACgatactggtcgaaacggtacgggttgaaagGTTCGCCTCGAAACGGTATGCGTCGAAAGGTTCgcctcgaaacggttcgcgtcaaaacggtatGAAACTCGTCACGACCCAAAACTCGTCTCGTGCGGAAACTTGTGTCGGCCCAAAACCCGTTGCGATCCAAAACCCGTCCCGTGCATAAACACATGTCGGCCCGAAACCCGACACGAACCGACGCGGTTCTGATCAAAAACCTGCGTCATGCCATTGCACCACCACTGGCATCGCAACACCGCCATCACATAACCACCGCCCATAGCTCCTCCACCACTGTCATTGCACCACCGCCACAGTACCACCGCCATCACATCACCAACTCGTCGTCACTACATAGCTCTGTCGTCGTCGAAACCCTAAAAGTCGTCGCTGTCACCCTAAAATCTGTCGTTCCACTAATCCACCGGATCTGGATTTGTCGAAACTCCTTTTTTCATTGCTGCCCATTATGGTTGTTCGTTCACTGCTGTTATATAACCACCGACAAGTTTTGTGAAGAAGATGAGGATTCAGGTTGTTCTAGATCTGATTTCTTCATTTCTAGATTTCATTTTATGTTGAAATTGTTAGGGTTTTTGAGTGTACGGATTGATCTGCATGTTTTTGTTGATCTGAATTGTTTTGATTCAAATTGATGCTCTTGTTTTTGCTAGTATGTTGTGTTTTTAGAGGATTTTATAAATTGAGTGGGGGTTGTGGTGGTCATGGTGGGTAGGTGGTGGCTGATGGTGGAGGTTGAAAAAGACGGTATGTGTATGTGTTAGAGAGAGATATTTAGtaagttttttttatatgttaatttttatgtttatgtatTTGAGTAAAtaatgtaaaatgactaaaataccctcatgtggggtttAGTTGGTCAAATTTAACCATAAAACTAACCGAGTTCGGGCTAAAGCATATAACGTACAAGGgattgcaaacatcgagtacgctTTTGTAATTTTTGAAGACAAAGGGCACACTTTGCAATCTAGTATCAACATAAAGGACGCTTTTTGTAATATTAAAagtgtatattatatatagtataagAATCAAATTAAAGTTTTAAATTATAGAAAGGAAATTTGTAGCACATAGGGTATTAAGGTTTGTATAATATAACTTTTACCACCATCAacaaccacccaccaccactatcAACAACCACTACCACTAtcagccgccaccaccaccatcaacaatCACCACTGtcagccgccaccaccaccaccaccccacaaccaccaccaccaccaccaccagtcgCCATGGTGGTGATTGTTGATGGTGGTTGTGGCGgctgatggtggtggttgttgttgttgatgttgaTGCATCTCTTGTGGATGCGTCTCGACTCGGTTCGCCTGTGTTACGAAATAAAGACCAAAGCTGATATCCTCCATCGAGTTTCGG belongs to Helianthus annuus cultivar XRQ/B chromosome 5, HanXRQr2.0-SUNRISE, whole genome shotgun sequence and includes:
- the LOC110944109 gene encoding uncharacterized protein LOC110944109, producing MNAGTDNTSRGGGRGSGSGVGSGLRGGKTKQVSRKRIDSGIVIREPDLSRGDGDAVSGRQRSQKLDPKHPKGKATVDKPTIWTKGPYLMVRPPKGPSISYRRGVRGSYHRMGEGDPMADLGGTLNSLSPGILDDRDGTTLQDLSRDILDDGDNDDDDAGDDGDDVGDDGYNGDDGDGVSEDDDNFEGDGDDFEGGGDDFEGGGDGDGRQFIQSNGKKFVDSKVHRRVKEILEQCLDGDWVTFKTIPQNVKTRMFDRFRTMYRWDPKAHQSIRHSFICVLKDRFRGIMSDMRKSSKKKALKARERIPDDGYNFEIQCKHPPNGVPRRKWERMCMSWNTKDWEKKSKAGRENRKNDLCRHTGGSKGFDEHRRNLEKIKGKKVGFAEVLLHTHATKECKKRLNDGEINANDYDKLQFVTDRSKRSYVSYMKKLENKYGNTDCDDMEVWESLHPECQGHQLFGVGSSDPHFVLTGTTSSTASVSDTRQSHELQKVQAELEKEREARQNIEARFEQFEQEREQERVEREREREQERVERERERTEHARWQKYMEAKFNKFGKK